The following are encoded together in the Poseidonibacter lekithochrous genome:
- the rraA gene encoding ribonuclease E activity regulator RraA, with product MNNIHTADLCDDNQDKNIQVLSPKFKNYGGLKRFYGQIETVKLDKSNYRLLEMLRDEDGEGKIVVVDNAQEFFGVIGDKLMAFAAKNNWQAIILNGYVRDTDETRNINVGLFAIGTCPLRNFDKTLSSRGEELNFEGITFNNGDYVYADNDGILITKDKLI from the coding sequence ATGAATAACATACATACAGCAGATTTATGCGACGACAATCAAGATAAAAATATACAAGTATTATCACCAAAATTCAAAAACTACGGTGGATTAAAAAGATTCTATGGACAAATTGAAACAGTAAAACTTGACAAGAGCAACTACAGACTTTTAGAAATGCTAAGAGATGAAGACGGTGAAGGTAAAATCGTAGTAGTTGATAATGCACAGGAGTTCTTTGGTGTTATTGGTGATAAACTAATGGCATTTGCAGCAAAAAACAACTGGCAAGCAATAATCTTAAATGGTTATGTAAGAGATACTGATGAAACAAGAAATATTAATGTTGGATTATTTGCTATTGGGACTTGTCCTTTAAGAAACTTTGATAAGACTTTATCTTCAAGAGGTGAAGAGCTTAATTTTGAAGGTATTACTTTTAATAATGGGGATTATGTTTATGCAGACAATGATGGAATCCTTATTACTAAAGATAAATTAATTTAA